The Medicago truncatula cultivar Jemalong A17 chromosome 4, MtrunA17r5.0-ANR, whole genome shotgun sequence genome includes a region encoding these proteins:
- the LOC11444042 gene encoding NEDD8-activating enzyme E1 regulatory subunit AXR1 isoform X1, which produces MAEPKVKYDRQLRIWGDQGQAALEKSNICLLNCGPTGSETLKNLVLGGIGSITVVDGSKVEVGDLGNNFLVDEASLGEPKAKIVCSFLQELNDAVKAKYIEEYPDKLIETNPSFFSQFTLVVATQLVESSMVKLDKICREANVILIFARSYGLAGFVRISLKEHTVIESKPEHFLDDLRLNNPWPELKRFAEGFELNVHDPVAHKHIPYVVILVKMADEWAKSHGGRLPSTREEKKEFKELLKAGMVAPDEDNYKEAMESSFKVFAPRGISSELQLILNDSSVEVDSSSSDFWVLVAALKDFVANEGGGEAPLEGSIPDMTSSTEQYVNLQNIYQAKAEADFLAIERMARNTLKKIGRDPNSIPRATIKSFCKNARKLKVCRYRPIEDEFNSPNLSELQKYLTDEDHRLCPFIVNSPNLPELQNFAVGIYILLRAVDRFAANYNRFPGQFDSAMDEDIARLKSTSISLLNELGCNSATLADDLINEMCRFGASELHAVAALVGGIASQEVIKLITRQFVPITGTYIFNGIDHKSQLLLL; this is translated from the exons ATGGCGGAACCTAAAGTTAAATACGATCGCCAACTCAG AATATGGGGTGACCAAGGACAGGCAGCCCTTGAGAAATCAAATATTTGCTTACTCAACTGTGGTCCTACTGGTTCCGAGACACTTAAGAATCTTGTTCTTGGTGGGATTGGAAGCATCACTGTTGTTGATGGATCTAAAGTTGAAGTCGGTGACCTTGGAAACAATTTTTTGG TCGATGAAGCAAGCCTTGGGGAGCCAAAGGCAAAAATTGTGTGCTCATTTCTCCAGGAGCTGAATGATGCAGTTAAAGCAAAATATATAGAAGAGTATCCAGATAAATTGATTGAGACAAACCCATCATTCTTTTCTCAGTTTACTTTGGTTGTTGCAACACAG CTGGTGGAAAGTTCAATGGTAAAGCTTGACAAAATCTGCAGGGAGGCAAATGTTATATTGATCTTTGCCCGCTCCTATGGCCTTGCCGGGTTTGTTCGAATCAGTTTGAAG GAACATACTGTGATTGAGTCAAAGCCTGAGCATTTTCTGGATGATCTTCGGTTAAACAATCCTTGGCCTGAACTCAAGAG GTTTGCTGAGGGGTTTGAATTGAATGTGCATGACCCTGTTGCTCATAAGCATATACCCTATGTTGTCATTCTTGTCAAGATGGCTGATGAGTGGGCCAAAAGCCATGGTGGTAGGCTTCCATCAActagagaagaaaaaaaggagtTCAAG GAGCTTCTTAAGGCTGGAATGGTTGCACCAGATGAAGATAATTATAAAGAAGCTATGGAATCCTCATTCAAAGTATTTGCCCCCCGAGGAATTA GTTCAGAGTTGCAACTGATACTAAATGATAGTTCTGTGGAAGTAGACTCTAGTTCGTCAGATTTTTGGGTGTTGGTGGCAGCTCTAAAG GATTTTGTTGCAAATGAAGGTGGTGGGGAGGCGCCTCTTGAAGGGTCTATACCAGATATGACTTCTTCCACTGA GCAATATGTGAATTTGCAGAATATCTATCAGGCTAAGGCTGAGGCTGACTTTCTTGCAATAGAACGAATGGCGAGAAATACTTTAAAGAAAATTGGTAGAGATCCAAATAGCATTCCAAGGGCAACAATTAAAAGCTTCtgtaaaaatgcaagaaaactCAAA GTTTGTAGATATCGTCCGATTGAAGACGAGTTTAACTCTCCAAACCTATCTGAGTTACAAAAGTACCTAACTGATGAGGATCACAGGTTATGCCCGTTTATAGTTAACTCTCCAAACCTACCTGAGTTACAAAA CTTTGCTGTGGGAATTTATATTTTGCTTCGTGCTGTTGATCGGTTTGCTGCTAATTACAACCGTTTTCCTGGACAGTTTGACAG TGCAATGGATGAGGATATAGCACGATTAAAGAGCACATCAATCAGCCTACTTAATGAATTGGGATGCAACAGTGCCACTTTGGCTGATGACCTTATCAATGAGATGTGTCGATTTGGTGCTTCAGAACTTCATGCTGTTGCTGCTTTGGTCGGAGGAATTGCATCACAAGAAGTGATCAAG
- the LOC11444042 gene encoding NEDD8-activating enzyme E1 regulatory subunit AXR1 isoform X2, whose amino-acid sequence MAEPKVKYDRQLRIWGDQGQAALEKSNICLLNCGPTGSETLKNLVLGGIGSITVVDGSKVEVGDLGNNFLVDEASLGEPKAKIVCSFLQELNDAVKAKYIEEYPDKLIETNPSFFSQFTLVVATQLVESSMVKLDKICREANVILIFARSYGLAGFVRISLKEHTVIESKPEHFLDDLRLNNPWPELKRFAEGFELNVHDPVAHKHIPYVVILVKMADEWAKSHGGRLPSTREEKKEFKELLKAGMVAPDEDNYKEAMESSFKVFAPRGISSELQLILNDSSVEVDSSSSDFWVLVAALKDFVANEGGGEAPLEGSIPDMTSSTEQYVNLQNIYQAKAEADFLAIERMARNTLKKIGRDPNSIPRATIKSFCKNARKLKVCRYRPIEDEFNSPNLSELQKYLTDEDHSFAVGIYILLRAVDRFAANYNRFPGQFDSAMDEDIARLKSTSISLLNELGCNSATLADDLINEMCRFGASELHAVAALVGGIASQEVIKLITRQFVPITGTYIFNGIDHKSQLLLL is encoded by the exons ATGGCGGAACCTAAAGTTAAATACGATCGCCAACTCAG AATATGGGGTGACCAAGGACAGGCAGCCCTTGAGAAATCAAATATTTGCTTACTCAACTGTGGTCCTACTGGTTCCGAGACACTTAAGAATCTTGTTCTTGGTGGGATTGGAAGCATCACTGTTGTTGATGGATCTAAAGTTGAAGTCGGTGACCTTGGAAACAATTTTTTGG TCGATGAAGCAAGCCTTGGGGAGCCAAAGGCAAAAATTGTGTGCTCATTTCTCCAGGAGCTGAATGATGCAGTTAAAGCAAAATATATAGAAGAGTATCCAGATAAATTGATTGAGACAAACCCATCATTCTTTTCTCAGTTTACTTTGGTTGTTGCAACACAG CTGGTGGAAAGTTCAATGGTAAAGCTTGACAAAATCTGCAGGGAGGCAAATGTTATATTGATCTTTGCCCGCTCCTATGGCCTTGCCGGGTTTGTTCGAATCAGTTTGAAG GAACATACTGTGATTGAGTCAAAGCCTGAGCATTTTCTGGATGATCTTCGGTTAAACAATCCTTGGCCTGAACTCAAGAG GTTTGCTGAGGGGTTTGAATTGAATGTGCATGACCCTGTTGCTCATAAGCATATACCCTATGTTGTCATTCTTGTCAAGATGGCTGATGAGTGGGCCAAAAGCCATGGTGGTAGGCTTCCATCAActagagaagaaaaaaaggagtTCAAG GAGCTTCTTAAGGCTGGAATGGTTGCACCAGATGAAGATAATTATAAAGAAGCTATGGAATCCTCATTCAAAGTATTTGCCCCCCGAGGAATTA GTTCAGAGTTGCAACTGATACTAAATGATAGTTCTGTGGAAGTAGACTCTAGTTCGTCAGATTTTTGGGTGTTGGTGGCAGCTCTAAAG GATTTTGTTGCAAATGAAGGTGGTGGGGAGGCGCCTCTTGAAGGGTCTATACCAGATATGACTTCTTCCACTGA GCAATATGTGAATTTGCAGAATATCTATCAGGCTAAGGCTGAGGCTGACTTTCTTGCAATAGAACGAATGGCGAGAAATACTTTAAAGAAAATTGGTAGAGATCCAAATAGCATTCCAAGGGCAACAATTAAAAGCTTCtgtaaaaatgcaagaaaactCAAA GTTTGTAGATATCGTCCGATTGAAGACGAGTTTAACTCTCCAAACCTATCTGAGTTACAAAAGTACCTAACTGATGAGGATCACAG CTTTGCTGTGGGAATTTATATTTTGCTTCGTGCTGTTGATCGGTTTGCTGCTAATTACAACCGTTTTCCTGGACAGTTTGACAG TGCAATGGATGAGGATATAGCACGATTAAAGAGCACATCAATCAGCCTACTTAATGAATTGGGATGCAACAGTGCCACTTTGGCTGATGACCTTATCAATGAGATGTGTCGATTTGGTGCTTCAGAACTTCATGCTGTTGCTGCTTTGGTCGGAGGAATTGCATCACAAGAAGTGATCAAG